aataaaaaagaaaaagaaaaaacagagaatgtctctttttctttgtttggatgTTCATCAAGTAATGTTCACTGAGATATTGCATATATCATGTATGAAGTTATGCATGATATAGTACAATGGTCCTGAATAAATCAACACAGGCTATCAATCCTTCTTATTTAATGCTAAATCTTCCCTGCTTTGGTtattttaatcctttttttttgggggggggggggggggatttttTAGTGTATAGTAAATCATTTCCATTAaatcgacaaaaaaaaaaagagggggaaaaACCAAGAAATTCAATTTATGCTCCAATCATTAGCAAAGCAGAAAATATGCTACTATAGGCCTACGATTCTAATCTGATTGACTAAATGCACTTATCGTACATTAATCGGAAGCTTTCAGCCCATTTGCAGCTCTGGCTGAAAGCGAAAAAGGCCCATTTTAAGCCATTGATTAGGAGAACCTGTTCTATCACAGGAAGGATAAGCCCATGGAAATCGTATAATGTTTTAGATAAATAATGTTACTTTTCACATTCATTTCATACTGGCTGATATGGCATGTTTTCAATAACTTTTCATGTCAGAGACAGTAACTCAAAACAAGACACATCAATCAGTGTGAAATGAGTGTGATAAATAAGTGTGAAGTATAACCGGCGAAGGGAACCCGGGCAGGCACCGTTAAATTTGTTAAGTCAATTGGAAGCACTTGAACGCGCGGTCTGTAATTGAAACTGAGTCATGGTTCTTCTGCATGCATTAATAATAAAGGCAAGTCATAGTTCGAGTTGAAAAACCTTTTGGTTTTTAGGTTTTCCGCCCTATTCGCTTTCATAATTGTTATAAAAACTCTTACGATGGAACTAAGAAGGAGATTAACTAGAAAGTGGAAAGAAAGCTTTTGATCTTTGAGATTTAGGTAACCAATAAGAACAATCAGATAAATATTAGGGAgtcaagaaattgaaagaattgAATTCTGctcaaaatttcaaagattgAAGAGAAATCAACTGATACAATCTCAAAATAATTTACAGAGATTTGATTCCACAGACCTGCTTATTGAATCATTGGGTCGCATGCCTAGAGAATTGCTAGTGATACAGCAGCAGACCGAAGCTTCACTCCATCATCATCCCATTTAGACTGTGGGGCAGTTGCTCCAGCAATAATTGCCTGTAAATGACAAGAAGACATCATAATTTTCACGTCAAATCAGAATCCTAAGTTTTATGGGTAAGTTCTTCATGGGAATAGAGATCTATAGAGTCAATTAACTACCAGGCCAAATTGACTCACATGATATCTATCACAAGGCACTAGAGTAACATTTGGTATGCAGAATAACtagcttttattaaaaatggaaGAAGGTAGAATGAAAGAGTTTTGGAATAGCCATTCTCACGGTCCATGAGGGAATGACTAGCCATTCCTCAATTTGAAAGGAGTCATTCTCTCTTGGACTATGAGAATGGCTATTTCAAGTATTAGAGTATATGTATACTTTAACACCAAGGCTATTTTGTTCTTAATTAGGCTATTCctttttcctaatggaataactattccgcGTACCAAACGTATCCTTAGGTCTTACTATATACCTGACAAACTTTTTGACAAACAAGTATTTAAACACTATAAAATATAGTAACGGACCTTTCCACTATTAACAGCAGCTACTAGGGCTACATGCTGTTCATCTCTACTAAACTCATAGAAGTAGTAAGTCCTGAAATATATACCAAACATCAAACAttaggaaataaaaaattgtgaatagaGCATGTATACAGCGCTTCGAAGAAATTGTCTGTATTTGGTGTCCCAACTGCTTTAAAATAATGAGCCATTATTGTAATACATTTGGATTTCCAAGCAATGTCTATCCTATAATTGCTAATAACAGTACGGTTGGGGGAAGGTGATTGTGGGAGAACGATATTCTTTCactgaaagaaaaagaaaaaaaaaagggtttggtTTTCCTTCTTAAGGCACTTCACTTTGATAGCAATAGAAACCATTATTTTATAGCGGCCTTGCCATCACCTCGAAAATAAACTTTACCTGAGACCTTcctcttcctttatttttatagttCTTGCAGAGTGTAAATTGGACCCACCTGCAAATGCAGCATGAGTAGAATTAAAAACCAATGCTAGAGATGGCAGAGGAAGATAAGAAGATGTCCTAGTTGTTCCCATATGATAGttcttggggtttttttttcggggggggggggggtacaTGATATACCTGGAACAAAAATTTTTGCAGCCGCCTTCAAAGAACCTAAATCAGTAATGTCTTTGGCCTGTTCAGGTCAGCAAATATCAAACAAGTTTTCAGGTCAGCAAATGTGTTTCATGACGGTATAATGAAAATCTTATACTTCAAAAGCCTGATTGACATGAACAACATGGTCTTTAAACCAAGACACAAAGATATGCATAAAGATATTGCTGAATTTCGGTCTTGCAGATAGGAAGCCAAAATGGTAATAAGAGTGTTATTGTCATTAATGTGACAATTAAAACCCCTCAATACTCTTGTTTTCGCACAAagcacacacacaaacaaagtattaaatatgtgtgtgtatatatatataagcaatcACCTTCTACTTTTTCAGTCCATCACACCTCACTTAATTTGTTGCTATTTAGCACTGGTTTTATGTGGCTTACATTTATTACAGAAAAAATAGGAGAAGTCTCCACTATAACAATCCATAAGTATTTATTCTATTTGATCCAATTGAGTAATAAAGCTCTATGgataaatttatattgtagAAGTATTGAAACTTCATGACTGTCATTACCAATACCTCTAAAAAGGTGATCTTGAGTTGATTGGTTGGGCGAATGACCACACTCAAAACTTCAGATCTACATCAAAcaataagacaaataaaaatcaatatatacatACAATACTAAGTATGACAAATACAGTTGGCAAAAACAATTATAGTACACCCATTATGTTTAGGGTGTGAAGTTGCTCATTTGCCTGTGACGTATctgggtcttccattgggggctcccTACAAGTCTATTCGTATCtgggatggagttattgagaaggttgataAACGATTGGCTAgatggaaaaggttatacctctctaagggagggagagtgacccttatcaagagtacgctctcTAACTTGCCTACGTACTACATGTCTTTGTTCCCTATaccggtgagtgttgcttctcgcattgagaagttgcaacgcGACTTTCTTTGGGGTGGTATGGGTGATGATTTTAAATACCATctggtgagttgggagaaggtttgtaATCCTATCTCGAAGGGGGGGCTGGGCATTAGAAAGTTGGTTCAGTTCAATCGAGCATTactaggtaaatggttatggcgctaTGGTTTGgatagagatgcttggtggagagttgcggtggattccaaatatggtagtttgtggggtgggtggtgctcccgagaggtgactggggcgtttggagtaggTTTGTGGAAATTTATTAGGAAAGGATGGGAGAAATTCTCCAATCTACTTAGATTCGAAGTGGGGGATGGGAGCAGGATTAGATtctggcatgacttgtggtgtggggattcgattttgaaagaagtgtttcctgatttctttggcattgctcgggtgaaggatgcgtcagtggctgataatATGGAGAGATTGGGTGGGTCCATTcggtggaacgtgagctttgttagagaggctcatgattgggaagtcgatgtttttgcctctttcttccaggtTCTGGGCGACACAAAGGAGAACGTTGAGAGGGCAGATTGTCTCAAATGGGTTccgtccaagaaaggtgtgttcggGGTGAAGTCatattttggttctatgatgggTTCTGGAGGTACAtggttcccatggaagtgtgtgtggcggtctcaggcacccacgagggcagctttcttcgcgtggtctgcagctctaggcaggattcttaccttggacaatcttaggaagaggcatATTATTATTGTGGACAGATGCTGTCTTTGTAAgagggatggggaatcagtggaccatattcttctgcattgcgatctAGCATCTTCTctttggaacaacattttctcccgctttggtatttcgtgggtcatgcctaggagtgtgcttgacttagttgcttgcTGGTGGAAGTATGGGAGTTCTGGGAGTGCTACtacttggaagatggtgcctatttgccttttttggtgtatttggagagagagaaaccttagGCATTTTGAGGacctagagagctccctagaggaggtgatAGAGTTATTTTTCCATaccttgtatgtctggtcgatggcttatctgtaccctttatctatcagctttgctgaatttcttgcttctttttcgctttctagttaggtgtttcctgttgtatacttctagtgtacgtaggggcgccttacgctttcaataaaactatcattacttatcaaaaaaaaaaaaaaatattttcattatccctcttatttttttgggtgaatATTATGATCCTTCTGTAAAGTTTATTAGTACACAACCTTCACAAAAgtagttgattttttattttttatttaatcttcATTCATAAATAAAGAATGTAAAAGCAAACAATATGCAGGCTAGGGAAGCAAAAGCTATCATGCAACTTGTcctattgaaaataaataaataaatatattaaaccatctttttttcttttttcttcctgaGCTAATATATTAAACCATCTAAGAGAAGGGAGCTTATATGAAATCATATACCCATCTGGTGATGCAAATCTTGCCGCAAAAGTCTTAGGCTTTACCTTGTCTCCATAAAGAGACAATCCAGCACTGTAATCCTACAACATTGATCATTATAACCAGTagattaacaaaaaattaattcatgAGAAAGACAATAGTTGGACTTTAATATACTCCCAAACAAGAGATCAATTTCAAAATCAATACAATGAGTCTTTCAGCATCGGTCTTTAAAGCTTAAGAATCAAAAGTGACCAATGCTATGATGAAAACAGATGACCACTAAACATATTATTGTAAGAGCATGCATTTAGAAAGAGTGAAAGTcagatagaaaaatataaaaatcaaactaATTTCATACAATAAAAATTGATCAGAGTTTCTTTTCATTGAGAAAGAAGTGGCAGAATTCCATTAAGCAACCAAATATATACAGCTGCCCCTGGTGTTTATCTCCTTATCAATTACAATTCACAACTCATAACTCCCCAAACCACACAATTCAGACAATTTAATACTATTGAAAAATATGTGACTCGCATATAATTTTCTCATCCTATTGTTTATTAattcaccacttatctcaaaagcttaaactgataggttatgaataatatttaatcatttaatttatatgctAATTAACACTCTccatagaatatttaattgaaatgagatgtAAATGATGAACAAAAGGTGTGAACTCAAGATTTTTACTCTTATACAAAGTTAAATCACcagttatcccaaaagtttaagccgatAATTTATacatgaatttaatcatttaatttatattctttcgTTACATCATTACCGTCAAATTAGCACCTTGATTTGAATGCTGTTTACAAGTGCATGCATTCCATAACATTAAAGAACATAATAAATCCTCTTCAGCTCTTCCTAAGTTATATatgtacaagaagaaaaaaaatgtgtgatAAAAGTACCTCGGGCTCCGTGATGTCCTCAAACTGTGGCGGCACCCGAATGGCGAACCCAGCACCATAGAACTGGAACCAAGACTTCGTGTTTGCAATGCCGGAAAGAGCCGGCTTCGGAGGCAGCGAAG
Above is a genomic segment from Alnus glutinosa chromosome 12, dhAlnGlut1.1, whole genome shotgun sequence containing:
- the LOC133851101 gene encoding uncharacterized protein LOC133851101, which gives rise to MAILSLSPHPPNPPQNPNPNPATTKPTSLTAPKPAASKRHFLLKTTSLFIISLTPACPLAHSSAEPSLPPKPALSGIANTKSWFQFYGAGFAIRVPPQFEDITEPEDYSAGLSLYGDKVKPKTFAARFASPDGSEVLSVVIRPTNQLKITFLEAKDITDLGSLKAAAKIFVPGGSNLHSARTIKIKEEEGLRTYYFYEFSRDEQHVALVAAVNSGKAIIAGATAPQSKWDDDGVKLRSAAVSLAIL